The Vespula vulgaris chromosome 3, iyVesVulg1.1, whole genome shotgun sequence DNA window atacacgtatatatgtatacgccATTGAATGTATCATCTCCCCCTAACGATACTCGAAAGACAGCATAACAAAACATGGCTCGTTCTCCCTCTATTCTTCTCCCTTGTCCTGCTGTTTATACACCACTCTTCTCTAACAACGAAAGCAGCTTTCATTTTTTCGGTATATCACGTTACGAATCgacatattattaaatactacATCCGTAGATAAgtacttaaaaagaaatgaaagatataaattaaatatacttcgtaaaataaatatgaatctgtgtatttaaatgataatagtaaataaaagaatttttaagaaagttacatatgtataaaattgtaatgcCTGAACATTGATTTATTGTTAATGTacataaatgttaataattttcacacacacacaataatatatatatatatatatatatatatatatatatatttcttttgtataatataaagaatgtGTTTCATTTGGTAAAATTGTGCGAAATGTTCACGAAAGCATCAAAATCGATAGAACGTGTTCGTTGCTAGAGAAACTTCGTTCGAGCTATCTATATCGAATAAACATTCCAGACGAATTTCGAGAGACGCGCAATGTTGATCATAAAGAAAGTTCGTAAAACGGTAATTGCCGGACAAGATGATCATTGTAAACGATATCAGTTTAAGGTCAGTATACTTTATAatctaaaaggaaaataatcatttaaattacGCCGACAAAACGTATTTTTCtgtacttttgttttttatatttttagttaaGGCAAATTAAATCAGCTATCGACATGAGTCCTCCCAAAAATAGATCTCATGTTATTTTCAATGCAAAACGAGCGCAATTAGAGCGAGAAAGACAAGCACAGATTCTGAaggataattttattcttttacaaaAACTTACTGCCATTATGTATCGTAAACAAATCAAGGATGAATATCAACGATTGAGATGGCAAGAAtcgaaatgtataaaaatacactgaaattattaaaaagattgcCGTAATATTCGAGTTTTAAATTGTGTATCGTaccttgtattttttaaattattcagaaataaatattaatttctttaataattattatcgcattattttatcatataatctaagaatcaaaaaaaaatgttgatacTATCAAACCCCtgtaataatgaagaaaaattgttacaaaAATGCCATCTTCAAAATGGAagtatagaaattaaaaatatcagttGATAAGTTAAGTTCAGACATTACCCTCTGCAAATATTACagaatatagaataatagaTTAATTGGCGCTACAATCGTTTTGTTCTCAGATAGAATGTAACCTTTATGTGGATGTTTGAACAACTATGTTTCAAATGTGGGATCATCGGACTGCATTGAATAATTTGGAGAGAAAACATGACTTTGTAAtttaacgatttttaattttcagcTACCTTATTAAAGAACTAATAgattaaagattaataaaatatattaaaataattaatttagaaacgTCAGTGATAAATTATTACTGTGCATAAAGATGACGGTTAATTTAGAAGATGCGAAAAAACAATTTACCGATTTGATGcgaaatttaaac harbors:
- the LOC127062165 gene encoding uncharacterized protein LOC127062165 — translated: MLIIKKVRKTVIAGQDDHCKRYQFKLRQIKSAIDMSPPKNRSHVIFNAKRAQLERERQAQILKDNFILLQKLTAIMYRKQIKDEYQRLRWQESKCIKIH